A window from Zonotrichia albicollis isolate bZonAlb1 chromosome 8, bZonAlb1.hap1, whole genome shotgun sequence encodes these proteins:
- the GORAB gene encoding RAB6-interacting golgin yields the protein MAEAWAGFSQEELRRLRGQRPDLYEPSPHRQQQQPPPRPQAVPKTRQQLQREKALQQQSQRLGLQGGAASVTPEQLLSAPQGRAGEPQQPGAAPGCERQRDSREQPEGGTAAESCNGRDSSGQPCPAQPGSHVERKKVELQEKSRWEILQQEQRLIEEKNKRKKALLARAIAERSKRTQAETVKLKRIQKELQALDEMVSADIGILRNRIDQASLEYSHARKRYDKAESEYVAAKLELQHKTELKEHLTEHLCTIIQQNELRKARKLQELMQQLDVQADEEKLELEIEVEQMLQQQEAEAGRQSSPAGTAQEKPAASGVGQESQQADHAAAAASPAVSEQSQNPRTKSFSNVDSQTQAVNVTSACSAT from the exons ATGGCCGAGGCCTGGGCCGGCTTCTCGCAGGAGGAGCTGCGGCGGCTGCGGGGGCAGCGCCCAG ATCTGTACGAGCCCTCACCCCaccgccagcagcagcagccgccgcCTCGCCCCCAGGCCGTGCCCAAGACTCGGCAGCAATTGCAGCGGGAAAAAgcgctgcagcagcagagccagaggctggggctgcagggaggagcagcctcTGTCACCCCggagcagctgctctctgctccacAAGGCAGAGCCGGTGAGCCCCAGCagcccggggcggctcctggGTGCGAGAGGCAGAGGGACAGCCGGGAGCAGCCGGAGGGAGGGACAGCGGCAGAGTCGTGtaatggcagggacagcagcggccagccctgccctgcacagcccggCAGCCACGTGGAGAGAAAGAAAGTGGAATT GCAGGAGAAATCCCGGTGGGAGAtcctccagcaggagcagaggctgaTAGAAGAGAAGAACAAACGCAAGAAGGCACTGCTGGCCAGAGCCATTGCGGAgag ATCCAAAAGAACCCAGGCTGAAACAGTGAAGCTGAAGAGGATTcagaaggagctgcaggctctggatGAGATGGTGTCTGCTGACATCGGCATCCTGAGGAACCGCATCGACCAGGCCAGCCTGGAGTACTCCCATGCACG gAAGCGCTACGACAAGGCCGAGTCCGAGTACGTGGCGGccaagctggagctgcagcacaagACAGAGCTGAAGGAGCACCTGACAGAGCACCTGTGCACCATCATCCAGCAGAACGAGCTGCGCAAGGCCAGGAAGCTGCAGGAGTTGATGCAGCAGCTGGACGTGCAGGCAGATgaggagaagctggagctggagaTCGAGGTGGAgcagatgctgcagcagcaggaggcagaagcagggagacaatccagccctgctgggacagcccaggagaaGCCTGCTGCCAGTGGTGTGGGGCAGGAGAGCCAGCAGGCTgaccatgctgctgctgctgcttctcctgcagtTTCTGAACAATCTCAAAACCCCAGGACCAAATCCTTCTCCAACGTGGACAGCCAAACTCAGGCAGTAAATGTGACTTCAGCTTGTTCTGCCACATGA